Proteins encoded by one window of Lacipirellulaceae bacterium:
- a CDS encoding ABC transporter ATP-binding protein: MLLETKSLTKRYGKLTALSDCSFTVERGEILGLLGPNGAGKTTLLRLLLGFLKPSAGSAEIEGHDCYRQSVEVHKLLSYLPGEARLFRGLSGHQTLKFFANLRVGTSLTKSLEIAERLKLDLTRQVRKMSTGMRQKLALAATLAADVQLVILDEPTANLDPNARRDVLELVRETREAGKTVIFSSHVLSEVEEVCDRAVLLRDGKLVDTVRIADIRRQHRIEALVEGELTAPSRELGKNLTIDYDGNDKATIVADVELAKLLGWLAAQPIDELSIEPIGLKTVYERLHPANSS, encoded by the coding sequence ATGTTGCTCGAAACCAAGTCGCTCACGAAGCGCTACGGCAAGCTCACCGCACTCTCTGACTGTAGCTTTACAGTTGAACGTGGCGAAATTCTCGGTCTACTAGGCCCCAACGGCGCTGGGAAAACGACGCTGCTTCGCCTGCTGCTGGGCTTCCTCAAACCGTCGGCAGGTTCGGCGGAGATCGAGGGGCACGATTGCTATCGGCAGTCCGTCGAAGTCCACAAGCTACTCTCCTATCTGCCCGGCGAGGCCCGCCTGTTTCGTGGGCTCTCGGGACATCAAACGCTCAAGTTCTTCGCAAATCTACGTGTTGGCACTTCACTCACCAAGTCATTAGAGATCGCCGAGCGATTGAAGCTCGATCTCACCCGCCAGGTACGTAAGATGTCCACCGGCATGCGACAGAAGCTCGCACTTGCGGCAACACTTGCTGCGGACGTGCAGTTGGTAATTCTTGACGAACCGACCGCGAATCTCGATCCCAATGCCCGACGCGACGTGCTGGAGTTGGTGCGAGAGACACGCGAAGCGGGGAAGACGGTCATCTTCTCGTCGCATGTGCTTTCTGAGGTCGAAGAGGTCTGTGATCGAGCCGTCCTGCTACGCGATGGTAAACTTGTCGACACAGTACGCATCGCCGACATTCGCCGACAGCATCGCATCGAAGCGCTCGTCGAAGGCGAGCTAACCGCCCCCTCGCGAGAATTGGGGAAGAATCTCACAATCGACTACGATGGTAATGACAAGGCAACCATAGTTGCCGACGTCGAACTTGCCAAACTGCTTGGCTGGCTAGCCGCACAACCCATTGATGAGCTTTCCATCGAACCCATCGGCTTGAAGACGGTCTACGAACGACTTCACCCAGCCAACTCAAGTTGA
- a CDS encoding TolC family protein: MSSRFLVLIAAISFCAVGCRSGKEQAPRAELAWSPPPGLKVAAQEAPTEIQQAAYAQSNVSGVAGRQSEAALNELEPEATQSEGSQSGGSQSSSPATQQEAATSEERTTDQSNSNQPDDETEELLRLPPAVVAEEIPQPDGADTVASLDLQEVVVSVRNHFPLIQQAVAARAIASGEILSAQGAFDHKLEGFSESQPLDFYENYRSELGVKRDTFWGGSTFAKYKIGRGIFEPWYEERETNKGGEFKTGFMAPVIRDRWIDSNRAELWQAQLERRRIEPVILAEVIASVRDGSVAYWNWVAAGANYRVAEGLLELAQIRTDGLETQVELEQKAPIDLVDNQRIIVSREAKLIDARRKLEQAAVKLSLFLRTPDGVPLLTDPATLPAELPVPTGLPAPELLANEQDTQMSEAERESVARAELLPEDVDLALAQRPELYELQLVRRQLNVALRQANNELQPDIDAGVLVGQDVGEPTSSKRDKSEFEVEALITLEVPLQRSKARGKIRSLRGKLASVSAKTRFASDKIVASVRLARAALIASIERVERATESYELAQQMLEAEQELLDNGQSNLFLINAREKQAADAAVERISALFEYHVARADYAAAMGFEGPIDQN, translated from the coding sequence GTGAGTTCTCGTTTTCTCGTTTTGATCGCAGCGATATCGTTCTGCGCCGTTGGCTGCCGAAGTGGCAAGGAGCAAGCGCCGCGCGCTGAGCTGGCTTGGTCTCCGCCGCCAGGGCTGAAGGTCGCAGCGCAAGAAGCGCCGACGGAAATTCAGCAAGCTGCCTACGCTCAATCCAACGTCAGCGGGGTGGCTGGTCGCCAATCAGAGGCTGCCCTCAACGAACTAGAGCCTGAGGCGACGCAGTCAGAAGGTTCGCAGTCTGGGGGCTCTCAGAGCTCGTCCCCAGCCACCCAGCAAGAAGCAGCCACTTCGGAAGAAAGAACCACTGATCAAAGCAATTCGAATCAGCCAGACGACGAGACCGAAGAACTCCTGCGACTACCCCCGGCAGTCGTGGCTGAGGAGATTCCGCAGCCCGATGGCGCCGACACGGTTGCATCGCTGGATCTTCAAGAGGTCGTCGTCTCGGTCCGAAATCACTTTCCGCTGATTCAGCAGGCTGTGGCGGCCCGAGCTATAGCCTCTGGTGAGATTCTGTCTGCTCAAGGCGCCTTCGATCATAAGCTGGAAGGCTTCAGCGAATCGCAGCCGTTGGATTTCTACGAGAATTACCGATCGGAGCTTGGTGTCAAACGGGATACCTTTTGGGGCGGCAGCACCTTCGCGAAGTACAAAATTGGGCGTGGGATTTTCGAACCTTGGTACGAGGAGCGAGAAACGAATAAGGGTGGCGAATTCAAAACTGGCTTCATGGCCCCAGTCATTCGTGATCGTTGGATTGACTCAAACCGTGCCGAGCTATGGCAAGCTCAGTTGGAACGGCGTCGCATTGAGCCAGTGATCCTGGCAGAAGTGATCGCCTCGGTACGCGATGGGAGCGTTGCGTACTGGAACTGGGTCGCTGCAGGAGCGAATTATCGTGTGGCAGAAGGACTACTCGAGTTGGCTCAGATTCGAACCGATGGCCTTGAGACGCAGGTGGAACTCGAGCAAAAGGCTCCGATTGATCTCGTCGATAACCAGCGGATTATAGTTTCGCGCGAAGCCAAGTTAATCGATGCACGACGAAAGCTTGAGCAGGCAGCCGTCAAGCTCTCTCTCTTTCTACGTACGCCTGATGGGGTGCCACTGTTGACCGATCCGGCGACGTTGCCTGCGGAGTTGCCCGTACCGACGGGATTACCCGCGCCAGAGCTGCTTGCCAACGAACAAGATACGCAGATGAGCGAAGCAGAGCGTGAATCGGTAGCTCGTGCCGAACTGCTGCCCGAAGATGTCGATCTCGCACTCGCGCAACGTCCGGAACTCTACGAATTGCAACTAGTACGTCGCCAGTTGAACGTGGCATTGCGTCAGGCTAACAATGAACTGCAACCTGATATCGACGCAGGGGTTCTTGTTGGCCAAGATGTTGGCGAGCCGACCAGTAGTAAGCGTGATAAGTCGGAGTTCGAGGTCGAAGCGCTCATCACTCTAGAGGTGCCTCTGCAGCGGAGCAAAGCACGTGGTAAGATCCGCAGCCTACGCGGCAAGCTCGCGAGTGTTTCGGCCAAAACGCGTTTCGCTTCGGATAAAATCGTCGCCAGTGTCCGACTCGCCCGGGCCGCTCTCATCGCCTCGATTGAACGCGTCGAACGGGCGACGGAGAGTTATGAACTAGCCCAACAAATGCTTGAGGCCGAGCAGGAGCTATTGGACAATGGCCAAAGCAACCTATTCCTCATCAACGCTCGAGAGAAACAAGCCGCCGACGCCGCTGTAGAACGGATCTCGGCCTTGTTTGAATACCATGTCGCACGTGCCGACTACGCGGCGGCGATGGGATTTGAAGGCCCCATCGATCAGAATTAA
- a CDS encoding HlyD family efflux transporter periplasmic adaptor subunit, whose amino-acid sequence MSTTVNEQQPLLPLTDAAYSEIDFPSLRLARSSRKARRVAKWLMVFLAVCFIAMIFAPWQQTVSGEGSVAAFDPVDRPQAVKSPIKGIVAEIGEGIYENAQVKKGQLVYRITDQDRKYLDRIRGQVFNTQEILRVAKQRFDRTNDQLASLRVVVTAMEDQLNSIRLAQAAALEAADFGVLMADNKLVAERAALQAAKDVVWQAKLDFERKKKLNEKGLETGLKFQEVELKLRQALAKQEMAQQYVQSAINGVEEKKKARDSKREEWQSKIDEVNSKLAKANSDTSKAEVDLAKTREEISKTKNDLAKLETQEARQETQEVRAPRDGFIMRLIAYDESTIVKQGDTLFTIVPQTDDLAVQIWVSGLDQPLISPGRHVRLQFEGWPAAQFSGWPSVAIGTFGGKVAIVDPTDDGDGRFRIVVVPDPDDEPWPEHPYLRQGVRANGWVLLDQVALGYEVWRRMNGFPPSLKSKAKAKEPKPPKIKI is encoded by the coding sequence ATGAGCACGACCGTTAACGAGCAACAGCCATTGCTGCCACTCACCGATGCCGCGTATAGCGAGATTGATTTCCCCTCGCTGCGGCTGGCACGTTCGTCGCGTAAGGCACGTCGCGTTGCTAAGTGGCTGATGGTTTTTTTGGCGGTTTGTTTTATTGCCATGATTTTTGCGCCGTGGCAACAGACCGTCAGTGGTGAAGGTTCGGTAGCTGCTTTCGATCCGGTCGATCGACCGCAAGCGGTGAAGTCCCCGATCAAAGGAATCGTCGCTGAAATTGGCGAAGGCATTTACGAGAACGCCCAGGTCAAGAAGGGTCAGCTCGTCTACCGAATTACCGATCAGGACCGAAAGTACTTGGATCGGATTCGTGGGCAGGTTTTCAATACGCAAGAAATCCTTAGGGTGGCTAAGCAACGGTTTGATCGAACGAACGACCAACTCGCATCGCTTCGGGTAGTCGTCACTGCGATGGAGGATCAGCTTAATTCGATTCGATTAGCTCAAGCAGCTGCACTCGAGGCGGCTGACTTTGGTGTGCTAATGGCCGATAACAAACTTGTAGCGGAGCGAGCAGCTTTGCAAGCTGCGAAAGACGTCGTCTGGCAAGCGAAGTTAGACTTTGAACGAAAGAAGAAACTGAACGAGAAGGGTCTGGAAACAGGTTTGAAGTTTCAAGAAGTGGAATTGAAGCTTCGGCAGGCGCTTGCGAAACAGGAAATGGCACAACAGTATGTCCAGTCAGCGATCAACGGGGTTGAAGAGAAGAAGAAGGCGCGAGATTCAAAACGTGAAGAATGGCAGAGCAAAATTGACGAAGTGAACTCGAAGCTCGCCAAGGCGAACAGCGACACCTCGAAGGCCGAAGTCGATCTCGCGAAAACGCGGGAAGAGATCAGCAAGACAAAGAACGATTTAGCGAAGCTCGAAACCCAAGAGGCACGTCAAGAAACCCAAGAGGTTCGGGCTCCGCGTGACGGCTTCATCATGCGTCTGATTGCCTATGACGAATCAACAATCGTCAAGCAAGGGGACACCCTCTTTACGATTGTTCCACAAACCGATGATCTGGCCGTGCAGATTTGGGTCAGCGGCCTTGATCAACCTCTGATCTCCCCCGGAAGGCACGTGCGTTTGCAGTTTGAGGGGTGGCCAGCGGCTCAGTTTTCTGGCTGGCCTAGCGTTGCGATCGGCACCTTTGGGGGCAAAGTGGCAATCGTCGATCCCACAGACGACGGGGATGGTCGATTCCGAATCGTCGTGGTCCCCGATCCCGATGACGAGCCTTGGCCTGAGCATCCCTATCTGCGTCAGGGAGTGCGAGCCAATGGTTGGGTGCTGCTTGATCAAGTCGCTCTCGGCTACGAAGTCTGGCGACGCATGAACGGCTTCCCGCCATCGCTCAAATCGAAAGCGAAAGCCAAGGAGCCGAAGCCTCCGAAGATTAAGATCTGA
- a CDS encoding carbonic anhydrase, with product MDKLLRGVKDFQENVFESLKDTFDTLAKGQQPETLFITCSDSRIDPNLVTQTKPGELFVIRNAGNMIPPYSPSSATGEAATVEYAVSALGVKEIIVCGHSQCGAMGGLLDLGNLDALPTVKAWLGNAASTLSTVKQKYPDATGDDLLAHTIQSNVLAQLDNLRTHPSVAAAVATGSLKLTGWVYRFETGEVFRYDEESRLYTTVFGGDGDLLA from the coding sequence ATGGACAAACTGTTGCGAGGAGTCAAGGATTTCCAAGAGAACGTCTTCGAATCGTTGAAAGATACCTTCGATACGCTTGCCAAAGGCCAACAGCCGGAAACCCTGTTCATTACCTGCAGCGATTCGCGAATCGATCCGAATCTGGTCACGCAAACCAAGCCGGGCGAGTTGTTCGTCATTCGTAATGCGGGAAATATGATTCCTCCCTATTCGCCATCAAGTGCGACGGGCGAAGCGGCTACTGTCGAATATGCTGTTTCGGCCCTCGGGGTCAAAGAAATCATTGTCTGTGGTCATTCCCAATGCGGTGCGATGGGCGGACTGCTGGATCTTGGGAATCTTGATGCGCTGCCGACGGTGAAGGCTTGGCTGGGAAATGCCGCTTCGACGCTCAGTACTGTCAAGCAGAAGTACCCCGACGCCACCGGTGACGATCTCTTGGCTCATACGATCCAGTCGAATGTGCTGGCACAACTAGACAACCTGCGTACGCATCCATCGGTGGCTGCTGCCGTGGCGACTGGCAGCCTGAAGCTGACGGGTTGGGTCTATCGTTTCGAGACGGGTGAGGTTTTTCGTTATGACGAAGAGTCGAGACTCTACACCACCGTCTTTGGCGGTGATGGGGACTTGCTTGCCTAG
- a CDS encoding HlyD family efflux transporter periplasmic adaptor subunit has protein sequence MLARRLLLILFLAAIAGAIGYGLMPAPVEADLAEVTIGEIRVTVDQDGKTRIRERYVVSAPLAGRLTRIDHDPGDAAVAGETLLASIEPRDPELLDDRAIAQAEARVKAAEANLQKMTPLLEEALAAQALSESELRRKRETRRKNTSAVSESEIERLEMTDRTNVERVRSARYAQEIAKFELDQAEAALMRSLPPESPTSGNNVGDSQEKTASNGRNFNIRSPINGLVLRVFQESSGFVNAGTNLLELGDALDLEVEIDVLSRDAVKIAPGATVSLEHWGGEQPLRGRVRLVEPSAFTKISTLGVEEQRVNVIVDLLDPPSERAELKDGYRVEARIVIAQASPVLKVPTSALFRIGDQWAAFAVVNGVVKERILKIGLQNGLEAEVIEGLEEGDRVVTHPSDAILAGVEVRERG, from the coding sequence ATGCTTGCTCGTCGTCTCCTGCTGATCCTCTTTTTAGCCGCCATCGCTGGTGCCATCGGCTACGGATTGATGCCGGCCCCCGTTGAAGCGGACTTGGCGGAGGTCACCATTGGAGAAATCCGCGTCACCGTGGATCAAGATGGCAAAACGCGGATCCGCGAACGCTATGTCGTTTCTGCACCTCTGGCTGGACGGCTGACGAGAATCGACCACGATCCTGGGGACGCCGCCGTCGCGGGTGAAACGCTTCTCGCTTCGATCGAGCCTCGCGATCCTGAACTTCTGGACGACCGCGCCATCGCCCAGGCTGAAGCGCGTGTGAAAGCCGCCGAAGCAAATCTGCAGAAGATGACCCCTCTGCTCGAAGAGGCTCTCGCAGCGCAGGCACTTAGCGAGAGTGAATTGCGGCGCAAACGTGAGACAAGACGCAAGAACACGAGTGCGGTGTCGGAAAGTGAAATCGAGCGGCTAGAAATGACCGACCGAACCAACGTCGAGCGTGTCCGCTCTGCTCGCTACGCCCAAGAAATCGCCAAGTTCGAGCTCGACCAAGCCGAGGCGGCCTTGATGCGTTCGCTGCCTCCCGAGAGCCCCACTTCCGGAAACAACGTCGGTGATTCCCAGGAGAAGACTGCCAGCAATGGCCGTAACTTCAATATCCGCTCGCCCATCAACGGCCTCGTGTTGCGTGTCTTTCAAGAAAGCAGCGGGTTCGTCAACGCGGGCACCAACCTGTTGGAACTTGGCGACGCCCTTGATCTGGAGGTCGAAATCGATGTCCTCTCGCGTGATGCTGTGAAGATCGCCCCTGGGGCGACCGTTTCGTTGGAGCATTGGGGCGGTGAGCAACCACTGCGTGGACGTGTGCGACTGGTGGAACCCTCAGCCTTCACCAAAATCTCCACACTAGGTGTTGAAGAGCAACGCGTGAATGTGATCGTCGACTTACTCGACCCACCCTCAGAGCGTGCCGAGCTAAAAGACGGCTACCGCGTTGAAGCACGCATCGTGATCGCCCAAGCATCTCCGGTTTTGAAAGTCCCCACGAGTGCTCTCTTCCGCATTGGCGACCAATGGGCCGCGTTCGCGGTGGTGAATGGCGTGGTGAAGGAGCGCATTTTGAAGATCGGACTACAGAACGGTCTCGAAGCCGAAGTCATCGAGGGGCTCGAGGAGGGAGACCGAGTGGTGACGCACCCGAGCGACGCAATCTTGGCTGGTGTCGAGGTGCGGGAGCGGGGTTAG
- a CDS encoding ABC transporter ATP-binding protein, with protein sequence MSDEAPQSQPPRLQFDFAAILVRITRELGIGIEHLRAEQLLTEARAAEPGDPAEMWAEWLTQGVRGLGLQGKQKKLTLEQALTLAQDGALIVGTPLAPGEPNILLDFDGDCAEIASADDDTCQRVEREILFKKLPADKELLWLIVSDLEFSHTNASKFADNPVRRFFSILRPEWSDIWVVAVFAFFAGVLGLATPIAVEALVNMVAFGRLIQPLLVLSILLFGFLAFAAMMRALQTFVVEIIQRRLFVRIAADLAYRFPRVTQTSLHGEYGPELANRFFDVVTLQKVVAQLLFDGLAIVLTTIVGMAVLAFYHPWLLGFDVLLLAIVTAGIWLLGRGAISTGIDESKKKYRLAAWLEDVIRCEVSFKTAGGGEFALDRANLITAEYLRARRRHFALLFRQILFILSLQALAGTILLGFGGWLVIQRQLTLGQLVAAELIVATILSSLAKLGKHIEGFYDVIAGVDKLGHLFDLKIDHQDGLLSINPGKGARLRLTDVAHSSGGPLLRKGITLSVDPLEQVAVHMPQEAGCCILFDILYGLRTPEKGHVEIEHADPRDLSPETLRAAVSLVRGIELFEGTVVENIHLGRPHVCMSDVRWALQSVGLLDDILRLPQGLDTPMNATGIPLNRSQQTLLMIARGICGHPRVLLLDGTLDGLSDDAFETVYQFLSEEREAWTLLVSTSRSQVALRFDRMVEMESEVKV encoded by the coding sequence ATGTCCGACGAAGCACCGCAATCTCAGCCCCCGCGATTACAGTTTGACTTTGCAGCGATACTCGTGCGCATTACGCGAGAGTTGGGCATAGGAATTGAACATCTGCGAGCGGAGCAGTTGTTGACGGAGGCCCGCGCTGCGGAGCCCGGCGATCCTGCTGAAATGTGGGCGGAGTGGCTGACGCAGGGTGTCCGAGGGCTGGGGCTCCAAGGGAAGCAGAAGAAGCTTACGTTGGAACAGGCGCTCACCCTAGCGCAAGATGGCGCGCTGATTGTTGGAACGCCACTGGCACCCGGCGAGCCCAACATTCTGCTTGACTTCGATGGTGACTGCGCGGAAATTGCCAGTGCTGATGATGATACGTGTCAGCGTGTCGAGCGGGAGATACTTTTCAAAAAGTTGCCCGCAGATAAAGAGTTGCTCTGGCTGATCGTCAGCGATTTGGAATTCAGCCACACCAACGCTTCAAAGTTCGCAGACAATCCCGTCAGGCGATTCTTTTCGATCTTGCGTCCCGAATGGTCAGACATTTGGGTCGTGGCTGTCTTCGCGTTTTTCGCGGGTGTCTTAGGACTGGCGACACCGATTGCCGTCGAAGCATTAGTAAACATGGTAGCCTTTGGTCGGCTCATCCAACCGTTGTTGGTGTTGTCGATTTTGCTGTTCGGATTCCTCGCGTTCGCGGCAATGATGCGTGCTCTGCAGACCTTCGTTGTGGAGATCATCCAGCGACGATTATTCGTGCGTATCGCAGCGGATTTGGCGTATCGTTTTCCGCGTGTGACTCAAACCTCGCTGCATGGTGAGTACGGACCCGAGTTAGCGAATCGCTTCTTTGATGTGGTGACACTGCAGAAAGTGGTGGCTCAACTCTTGTTCGACGGCTTGGCAATTGTTTTGACGACCATTGTTGGTATGGCTGTCCTGGCGTTTTACCATCCGTGGTTGCTGGGATTTGACGTGCTTCTGTTGGCGATCGTCACCGCTGGTATCTGGCTGCTCGGGCGAGGAGCGATTAGTACGGGGATTGATGAGTCCAAGAAGAAGTACCGATTGGCGGCTTGGTTAGAAGATGTTATCCGCTGCGAGGTGAGTTTCAAGACTGCCGGTGGCGGGGAGTTTGCCCTCGATCGAGCGAACCTGATCACCGCAGAGTACCTCCGTGCCCGTCGCCGCCACTTCGCGCTGTTGTTCCGCCAAATTCTCTTCATCTTGAGTTTGCAGGCGTTGGCAGGAACCATTTTGCTGGGCTTTGGCGGCTGGCTGGTGATTCAAAGACAACTGACCTTGGGGCAATTGGTTGCGGCAGAATTGATTGTCGCGACGATTCTCAGCTCACTGGCAAAACTTGGTAAGCATATCGAAGGTTTTTACGACGTCATCGCGGGAGTCGACAAACTGGGGCACCTGTTCGACTTAAAGATCGATCATCAAGATGGGCTCCTTTCGATCAATCCTGGGAAAGGGGCACGTCTACGACTTACTGATGTAGCCCATTCTTCAGGCGGGCCATTGCTGCGAAAGGGAATCACCCTGAGTGTCGATCCGTTGGAGCAGGTTGCCGTGCACATGCCACAAGAGGCAGGTTGCTGCATTCTGTTTGATATCTTGTATGGCTTGCGTACTCCTGAAAAAGGTCACGTTGAGATAGAGCATGCCGACCCGCGTGACCTCAGCCCCGAAACTCTACGGGCGGCCGTCTCGTTGGTGCGTGGCATCGAACTGTTCGAGGGAACCGTCGTCGAGAACATTCATCTGGGACGCCCTCATGTTTGTATGAGCGATGTCCGCTGGGCACTTCAGTCAGTTGGGCTTTTGGACGATATCTTGCGCCTACCGCAGGGACTAGATACACCGATGAATGCGACCGGCATCCCCTTAAACCGTTCCCAGCAAACGCTGTTGATGATCGCACGCGGGATCTGCGGCCATCCGCGCGTCCTTCTCCTGGATGGAACGCTAGATGGACTGAGCGACGATGCATTTGAAACCGTTTATCAGTTTTTGTCTGAAGAAAGAGAAGCATGGACCCTTCTAGTTTCCACGTCACGTTCGCAAGTTGCCCTGCGATTTGATCGGATGGTGGAAATGGAGTCAGAGGTAAAAGTATGA
- a CDS encoding mechanosensitive ion channel, producing MNFLLLAQAADSTAPAVDPETTLSSADQIRRSMLEHVHKLQFTAMTKEEWISAAEYYGLRAAFVLVLMILAWTVSGWASSMVGRGMRRVKFDETLTKFLSKLVRWGILLMAALSCLSYFGVQTTSFAAVIGAAGLAVGLAFQGTLSNFAAGAMLLIFRPYKVGDVVNIAGSLGKVYEIELFTTSIDTFDNRRFIIPNSGIFGAVIENITYHPKRRADVAVGTDYSADLDETREILEAAVRSVPEVLSDPEPDVVLQELGGSSINWTVRGWATNDDFLAAKQGIIRSVKKSLDGAGIGIPFPQMDVHLETQAQ from the coding sequence ATGAACTTTCTGCTGCTGGCACAAGCTGCCGACTCAACCGCTCCTGCTGTCGACCCGGAAACCACTTTATCCTCTGCCGACCAAATTCGCCGAAGCATGTTGGAGCATGTCCACAAGCTTCAGTTTACCGCGATGACCAAGGAGGAGTGGATCTCGGCGGCCGAATATTACGGCCTGCGAGCCGCATTCGTCTTGGTGCTGATGATTCTGGCTTGGACAGTTTCAGGCTGGGCCTCTTCGATGGTTGGCCGTGGGATGCGGCGGGTGAAGTTCGACGAAACGCTCACCAAGTTTCTCTCGAAGCTTGTCCGCTGGGGCATCCTGTTGATGGCGGCTCTTTCTTGCCTTAGTTACTTTGGCGTCCAAACAACCAGCTTCGCCGCCGTGATCGGTGCTGCCGGCTTGGCCGTTGGCCTCGCTTTTCAAGGTACCCTCTCGAACTTCGCAGCGGGGGCCATGTTGTTGATCTTCCGTCCTTACAAGGTTGGTGATGTCGTCAATATCGCGGGCAGCCTCGGGAAAGTCTACGAGATTGAACTCTTCACTACTTCAATCGACACCTTCGACAATCGCCGCTTTATCATCCCCAACAGCGGAATCTTCGGTGCGGTCATCGAGAACATCACCTACCATCCCAAACGTCGTGCGGACGTTGCCGTGGGAACTGACTACTCGGCCGACCTTGATGAGACCCGGGAAATTCTCGAAGCAGCGGTCAGGAGCGTACCGGAAGTACTGTCCGACCCAGAACCCGATGTGGTGCTGCAAGAACTGGGCGGATCGAGCATCAATTGGACCGTCCGTGGTTGGGCCACCAACGACGACTTCCTCGCGGCTAAACAAGGCATCATCCGCTCGGTAAAGAAGTCGCTTGACGGCGCAGGGATCGGAATCCCATTCCCACAGATGGATGTCCACTTAGAAACGCAGGCCCAGTAA
- a CDS encoding citrate synthase has translation MSNSATTQPPTPQTVDSGSATLTVDGNELELPIVEGTEQERGIDIGKLRSATGVVTLDQGYVNTGSTTSAITFLNGEEGILRYRGYPIEQLAANCDFVEVAYLLIYGELPTKEQLEDYRNIIRKHTMLHEDLRLFYDGFPRDAHPMAILSSVVGAMSTFYQDSLDPHDDWHVEVSMVRLLAKLPTIAAWAYKKSSGQPFTYPKNKLNYSENFLRMMFSLPSEEYEVDPVFADALNLLLIVHADHEQNCSTSTVRMVGSSNANIFSSISAGISALWGPLHGGANEACVNMLTRIRDDGCNVQKYVDMAKDKEDGFRLMGFGHRVYKNFDPRATIIKEACHRVLEKQKIDDPIFDIARQLEEAALKDEYFIERNLYPNVDFYSGVIYRAIGIPEKMFTALFAIGRLPGWIAHWRELHADPHKRICRPRQIYTGHNVRDFVAIDKRS, from the coding sequence ATGAGTAACTCTGCGACGACCCAACCTCCGACCCCACAGACCGTCGATTCCGGTTCCGCCACATTGACCGTGGACGGGAATGAACTGGAGTTACCCATTGTCGAAGGAACGGAGCAGGAACGCGGCATCGACATCGGCAAGCTGCGGAGCGCGACAGGTGTCGTCACTCTCGACCAAGGCTACGTAAACACCGGCTCAACCACCAGCGCGATCACCTTTCTCAATGGCGAAGAAGGCATCCTTCGCTATCGGGGCTACCCAATCGAACAACTGGCTGCCAACTGCGACTTCGTCGAAGTTGCTTACTTGCTTATTTACGGCGAGCTACCGACAAAGGAGCAATTAGAGGACTACCGCAACATCATTCGCAAGCACACGATGCTTCATGAGGATCTGCGACTGTTCTACGATGGCTTTCCTCGTGACGCCCACCCGATGGCGATCCTCAGCTCCGTCGTCGGCGCAATGAGCACCTTCTACCAGGACTCGCTCGATCCGCACGACGATTGGCACGTTGAAGTCTCGATGGTCCGCTTGTTAGCCAAGCTTCCGACGATTGCTGCTTGGGCTTATAAGAAGTCGAGCGGTCAGCCGTTCACCTATCCCAAGAACAAGCTCAATTACTCCGAGAACTTCCTTCGCATGATGTTCTCGCTCCCCAGCGAGGAGTACGAAGTCGACCCTGTTTTTGCCGACGCTCTCAACTTGCTGCTGATCGTGCATGCGGATCACGAGCAGAACTGCAGCACCTCAACGGTGCGTATGGTCGGTTCGTCAAACGCGAACATTTTCTCCTCGATCTCTGCAGGGATCAGCGCGCTCTGGGGACCGCTGCACGGCGGGGCTAATGAGGCCTGCGTCAACATGCTCACACGCATCCGCGACGATGGTTGCAACGTCCAGAAATATGTCGACATGGCTAAGGACAAAGAAGACGGGTTCCGCCTGATGGGTTTTGGACACCGCGTCTACAAAAACTTTGACCCGCGTGCGACGATTATCAAAGAAGCCTGCCATCGAGTGCTCGAAAAGCAGAAGATCGACGATCCGATTTTCGACATCGCTCGCCAGCTTGAAGAGGCCGCTCTGAAAGACGAATATTTCATTGAACGGAACCTCTATCCGAATGTCGACTTCTACTCTGGCGTAATCTACCGAGCCATCGGCATCCCCGAGAAGATGTTCACCGCCTTATTCGCGATTGGTCGTCTCCCAGGATGGATCGCCCACTGGCGCGAACTGCACGCAGATCCTCACAAGCGAATCTGTCGCCCGCGACAAATCTACACCGGGCACAACGTGCGCGATTTCGTTGCGATTGACAAACGATCGTAG